The Chryseobacterium indicum genome includes a window with the following:
- a CDS encoding nucleoid-associated protein, with protein MFSKIVVHRVGNKINGESLTLSQEELQLEEGMAELLENYFLGSFKSEETFHFYSDSYLVNNPVYSSVSEIFDDKSKFLWESENIAKHLFEAAENPRVQGGELFIVYFEDEREGTERVDKIGIFKTEKRESFLKIAPNDETFDIEKDQGIGLSKIDKAALIYNNDKETGYVLSVVDNNKNGDMYYWFEDFLKVKQRDDEYFHTQEALMVYKDYITKQLPQEFEVSKADQADFLNKSINFFKEKEEFKLDEFAAEVLGDEHVIESFNNFKTDYEQDMQINIAEEFPISEAAVKKTQRHFKSIIKLDKNFHIYIHGDRQKIAQGEDENGKYYMLYFEKEV; from the coding sequence ATGTTTTCAAAAATCGTAGTACATAGAGTCGGAAATAAAATCAACGGAGAATCTTTAACGCTTTCTCAGGAAGAACTGCAATTGGAAGAAGGAATGGCAGAACTGCTGGAAAATTACTTCTTAGGTTCCTTTAAATCAGAAGAAACCTTCCATTTTTACAGCGATTCTTATCTGGTGAATAATCCCGTGTACAGTTCGGTTTCCGAGATTTTTGATGACAAGTCGAAATTCCTCTGGGAATCTGAAAACATCGCCAAACATCTCTTTGAAGCTGCTGAAAACCCGAGAGTTCAGGGTGGGGAATTGTTCATTGTATATTTTGAAGACGAAAGAGAAGGAACCGAAAGAGTAGACAAGATCGGAATTTTTAAAACCGAAAAAAGAGAATCTTTCCTTAAAATTGCTCCCAATGATGAAACTTTCGACATCGAAAAAGATCAGGGAATCGGTTTGTCTAAAATAGATAAGGCGGCTTTAATCTATAATAACGATAAAGAAACAGGATACGTTCTCTCTGTTGTGGATAACAATAAAAACGGGGATATGTATTACTGGTTCGAAGATTTTTTAAAGGTAAAACAGCGCGACGACGAATATTTCCATACACAGGAAGCTTTAATGGTGTATAAAGACTACATCACAAAGCAATTGCCTCAGGAATTTGAAGTTTCCAAAGCAGATCAGGCAGATTTTTTGAACAAATCAATCAATTTTTTCAAAGAAAAAGAAGAATTTAAGCTGGATGAATTTGCTGCTGAGGTTTTGGGCGACGAACACGTAATAGAAAGTTTCAACAATTTTAAAACCGATTACGAACAGGATATGCAGATTAACATTGCGGAAGAATTCCCGATTAGTGAAGCGGCTGTAAAGAAAACGCAGAGACATTTTAAAAGCATCATTAAATTAGACAAAAACTTCCACATCTACATCCACGGCGACCGACAGAAAATTGCACAGGGTGAAGACGAAAATGGAAAATATTATATGCTTTATTTCGAAAAAGAAGTATAA
- a CDS encoding ATP-binding protein, protein MNFVECHEEPIHIPGYLQSFGYLIGIDAKSHSIAFFSKNIEDIFNIENADQLFDKKLTDFPESFKSIIDSDIYNSLSDFTKRENETYFDKIFIGGAEYHFSVFRSKDNIFLEFEKVIVNPNKRISNKYDNFYIIDDEQEIWDQLLNTLSKIVNYDRMMVYKFMMDGSGKVIAEKRDENIESYLGLHYPESDIPKQARELYLKKRKRIFSNVHSETVPILSKSRETIDLTYSGSRGMSPIHGQYIKNSGASSSFSISIIIDDYLWGLVTCQNSEPKHIDLEDRVQAGIFTALASNAYSSFKAKKELEYRLYLNEKCSRLKEEFLKYNNLFDSLIENKAQIKDLPEADGLAIIADDKIVTDGETPRQEIIENLVQWAHKNIDENIYLSRSFLKDHGKDLDLDEKCAGVAFYFIEKSKNNLLIWFRKEFDEHINWAGNPEKKIDVIVKNGEETRVVSPRTSFHIFTEDIKGNSKRWNSRNVAALQAVRDLILETSHKNYITIKRLNDELKKVNEELDSFSYTISHDLGTPLTVMKLNAQMLLKSLTDGSDKSRNKINSIIEEIDNMAEMMHDVLQLSRAKHSEIELERLQTAQTIAKIAENAKITFDTSESEVIINECPDVLADKTMLHQAFLNIINNAIKYSSHQENPKVIIGGQEEENMVVYRIADNGIGIPEENKHKMFKIFNRMDNAKKFKGNGVGLSIVHRIMQRLGGSVDYESSKNGTTFILTFKKP, encoded by the coding sequence ATGAATTTTGTTGAGTGTCATGAAGAGCCTATTCATATTCCGGGCTACTTACAAAGTTTTGGTTATCTGATTGGCATTGATGCAAAGTCTCATTCCATAGCTTTTTTTAGTAAGAATATTGAGGATATATTTAATATCGAAAATGCAGATCAGCTTTTTGATAAGAAGCTTACGGATTTTCCGGAAAGCTTTAAAAGCATTATAGATTCTGATATTTATAATTCTTTATCCGACTTTACGAAAAGAGAAAACGAAACCTATTTTGATAAAATCTTTATTGGAGGTGCAGAATATCATTTTTCTGTTTTCAGAAGCAAGGATAATATTTTTCTTGAGTTTGAAAAAGTTATCGTTAATCCCAACAAAAGGATCTCCAACAAATACGATAATTTTTACATTATTGATGATGAACAGGAGATCTGGGATCAGCTTTTAAATACGCTTTCAAAAATCGTGAATTACGACCGGATGATGGTTTACAAATTCATGATGGACGGTTCGGGAAAAGTAATTGCGGAGAAAAGAGACGAGAATATCGAGAGTTATCTCGGGCTGCATTATCCTGAATCCGACATTCCGAAACAGGCAAGAGAACTTTATCTTAAAAAAAGAAAAAGAATTTTCAGCAACGTTCATTCGGAGACTGTTCCTATCCTCAGCAAATCCCGTGAAACCATAGATCTTACCTATTCCGGATCGCGTGGTATGTCGCCTATTCATGGTCAGTACATCAAAAACTCCGGAGCTTCTTCCAGTTTCAGTATATCTATTATCATTGATGATTATCTTTGGGGGCTGGTTACCTGTCAGAACTCAGAGCCAAAACACATTGATCTTGAAGATCGTGTTCAGGCAGGAATTTTTACGGCTTTGGCTTCCAATGCCTACTCGTCCTTCAAAGCAAAAAAAGAGCTTGAATACCGTCTGTATCTTAACGAAAAATGTTCCAGATTAAAAGAGGAATTTTTAAAATATAACAATCTTTTCGATTCTTTAATTGAAAATAAAGCTCAGATAAAAGATCTTCCTGAAGCAGACGGGCTTGCTATTATTGCTGACGACAAAATCGTTACCGATGGAGAAACTCCCCGCCAGGAAATCATTGAAAATCTTGTACAGTGGGCGCATAAAAATATAGACGAAAATATCTATCTCAGCAGAAGTTTTCTGAAAGATCACGGAAAAGACCTTGATCTTGATGAAAAGTGTGCCGGAGTGGCTTTTTATTTCATAGAAAAGTCTAAAAATAATCTGCTGATCTGGTTCCGTAAAGAATTTGATGAACACATAAACTGGGCGGGAAATCCTGAAAAGAAGATCGATGTAATTGTGAAAAACGGAGAGGAAACACGAGTGGTTTCTCCCAGAACTTCTTTTCATATTTTTACCGAAGACATTAAAGGAAATTCCAAAAGATGGAACTCCAGAAACGTTGCGGCATTACAGGCAGTTCGTGATCTGATCCTTGAAACGTCTCATAAAAATTATATTACCATTAAAAGGCTTAATGATGAGCTTAAAAAAGTGAATGAAGAACTCGACAGTTTTTCTTACACGATTTCTCATGATCTGGGAACGCCGCTTACGGTAATGAAACTTAATGCTCAGATGCTTCTGAAAAGTCTTACGGACGGTTCGGATAAAAGCAGAAATAAAATCAATTCCATCATCGAAGAAATCGATAATATGGCGGAAATGATGCATGATGTACTCCAGTTAAGCCGTGCCAAACACAGCGAAATAGAACTGGAAAGATTACAGACCGCACAAACCATTGCAAAGATCGCCGAAAATGCAAAAATAACTTTTGATACTTCCGAAAGTGAAGTTATCATCAATGAATGTCCTGATGTTCTTGCCGATAAAACCATGCTTCATCAGGCGTTCCTGAATATCATCAATAACGCCATAAAATATTCTTCTCATCAGGAAAATCCAAAAGTAATCATAGGAGGACAGGAAGAAGAGAATATGGTAGTCTACAGAATTGCAGACAACGGAATCGGAATTCCGGAGGAAAATAAACATAAAATGTTTAAAATTTTCAACAGAATGGATAATGCGAAGAAGTTTAAAGGAAACGGAGTAGGATTATCGATCGTGCACAGAATCATGCAGAGACTTGGCGGAAGCGTAGATTACGAAAGCAGTAAAAACGGGACGACTTTCATTCTTACCTTCAAAAAACCTTAA
- a CDS encoding biliverdin-producing heme oxygenase, with the protein MVSEYLKQNTAEFHDAAEKLFNSKKIFDRTFTLEDYKKIIGRNYLMLLHSEDKIFNSLSEKFSESLQLEERKKLPLIEEDLKSLDMKNQQVSEELSFSNENEALGAMYVIEGSTLGGNVIAKQLSRTEGFDDVTFNFFGCYRENTGFMWKNFKEVLDNEVSEKNYDEVLSGAKKLYAFLLNVR; encoded by the coding sequence ATGGTATCTGAATATCTAAAACAAAATACGGCAGAATTTCACGATGCCGCGGAAAAACTTTTTAATTCTAAAAAAATATTCGACAGAACTTTTACGCTGGAAGATTATAAAAAGATCATTGGCAGAAATTACCTGATGCTTCTTCATTCCGAAGATAAAATTTTCAACAGTCTTTCAGAAAAATTCTCAGAAAGTTTACAGCTTGAGGAAAGAAAAAAGCTTCCTTTGATTGAGGAGGATCTTAAAAGTCTGGATATGAAAAATCAGCAGGTTTCTGAAGAACTTAGTTTTTCAAATGAAAATGAAGCTTTAGGAGCAATGTACGTTATTGAAGGTTCTACTCTGGGAGGAAATGTGATTGCCAAACAGCTTTCCAGAACGGAAGGATTTGATGATGTTACGTTCAACTTTTTCGGCTGTTACCGTGAAAATACAGGATTTATGTGGAAAAACTTTAAGGAAGTTCTTGATAATGAGGTTTCTGAGAAAAATTATGATGAGGTTTTATCGGGAGCTAAAAAACTGTATGCCTTTCTTCTAAATGTCCGTTAA
- a CDS encoding malate dehydrogenase — MKVTVVGAGAVGASCAEYIAMKNFCSEVVLVDIKEGFAEGKAMDLMQTASLNGFDTKITGTTGDYSKTAGSHVAVITSGIPRKPGMTREELIGINAGIVKEVTENLVKHSPEVIIIVVSNPMDTMAYLVHKTSGLPKHKIIGMGGALDSARFKYRLAEALEAPISDVDGMVIAAHSDTGMLPLLSKATRNGVPVTEFLDAEQQKYVIEETKVGGATLTKLLGTSAWYAPGAAVSVMVQAIACDQKKMIPCSLMLEGEYGQNDICLGVPAIIGANGVEKIVNVTLTAEEQLKFAEAANAVREVNGDLKF, encoded by the coding sequence ATGAAAGTAACTGTAGTAGGTGCAGGCGCTGTAGGAGCAAGCTGTGCAGAATACATCGCAATGAAAAACTTCTGTTCAGAAGTAGTTTTAGTAGACATTAAAGAAGGTTTCGCAGAAGGTAAGGCAATGGATTTGATGCAGACAGCATCGCTTAACGGATTCGATACAAAAATTACCGGAACAACAGGAGATTACAGCAAAACTGCAGGTTCTCACGTAGCGGTTATTACTTCAGGTATTCCAAGAAAACCGGGAATGACGAGAGAAGAATTAATCGGAATTAACGCGGGAATCGTAAAAGAAGTTACTGAAAACTTAGTAAAACATTCTCCGGAAGTAATCATCATTGTGGTTTCTAACCCAATGGATACAATGGCTTATCTGGTACACAAAACTTCAGGTCTTCCTAAGCATAAAATCATCGGAATGGGTGGTGCATTAGACTCTGCAAGATTCAAATACAGATTGGCAGAAGCTTTAGAAGCTCCGATTTCTGACGTAGACGGAATGGTAATCGCTGCTCACAGTGATACAGGAATGCTTCCACTATTAAGCAAAGCAACAAGAAACGGAGTACCTGTAACAGAATTCTTAGATGCTGAACAACAGAAATACGTTATTGAAGAAACTAAAGTAGGAGGTGCAACGCTTACCAAATTATTAGGAACTTCAGCTTGGTACGCTCCGGGAGCAGCAGTTTCTGTAATGGTTCAGGCAATTGCTTGTGACCAGAAAAAAATGATCCCATGTTCTTTAATGCTTGAAGGAGAATACGGACAAAACGATATCTGCCTTGGTGTTCCTGCCATTATCGGAGCAAATGGGGTAGAAAAAATCGTAAACGTAACCCTTACTGCTGAAGAGCAGTTGAAATTCGCTGAAGCTGCCAATGCAGTAAGAGAAGTGAATGGAGATTTGAAATTTTAA
- a CDS encoding ATP-grasp domain-containing protein — MITKAYIQEYGNGKTEPEFLEVKNVLESRGADCEFFTIKKLHRNQIRLNKETLIVGDHSSMLYTFKRLGISSFTSSYPQSLRPYLKRTAWETTVKKLMMQNHEESLNIFVKPKSKIKLFTGFVINSQHDLLRLESFSKETALFCSSVVEWLSEFRVFVNQSEIVGIKNYSGNENLQLDMDVVKTAIKDFENSDERTDAYGIDFGILSSGETALVEWNDGYALGSYGLDKEIYTDLILSRWEEILQESNLNL; from the coding sequence ATGATTACAAAAGCTTACATTCAGGAATATGGCAATGGTAAAACAGAACCTGAATTTCTGGAGGTAAAAAACGTTTTGGAATCAAGAGGAGCTGACTGCGAATTTTTTACCATCAAAAAATTACATCGAAATCAGATCCGGCTTAATAAAGAAACGCTGATTGTCGGAGATCATTCATCAATGTTATATACTTTCAAAAGATTGGGGATCAGTTCATTCACCTCATCTTATCCTCAAAGTTTAAGACCTTATTTAAAGCGAACTGCTTGGGAAACAACTGTGAAAAAACTAATGATGCAAAATCATGAAGAATCTTTAAACATTTTTGTAAAGCCAAAATCTAAAATCAAACTTTTCACAGGATTTGTAATCAATTCACAACATGATCTTCTCCGTCTGGAATCATTTTCAAAAGAAACAGCTTTATTCTGTTCATCTGTTGTTGAATGGCTTTCTGAATTTCGGGTTTTCGTGAATCAGTCAGAAATTGTCGGAATAAAAAATTACAGTGGCAACGAAAATCTTCAGTTGGATATGGATGTGGTAAAAACTGCCATTAAAGATTTCGAAAATTCAGACGAAAGAACAGATGCTTATGGAATAGACTTTGGAATTCTGAGCAGTGGAGAAACCGCATTAGTTGAGTGGAATGATGGTTATGCCTTAGGTTCTTATGGTCTGGACAAAGAAATCTATACCGATCTGATTTTAAGCAGATGGGAGGAAATTTTACAAGAAAGTAATTTAAATCTGTAA
- a CDS encoding RDD family protein: MENNLFLSKFWTRIWALLIDTIILGIFGFLLGLVFKDFFISLGESAKLIGWTISLAYYTILNSKLSEGGTFGKKIMKIQVTDIKGNCIDIKTSFIRSLIFTAPFFLNGFKIPGSDTFSVITIIQGIIIFTLGLGIIVFYIFNKETRQSVHDIVAKTYVVQDYRNNEVSFMPKILKLPFYITGAILAITIGVSAYSLIATTKIAKLIPVHKEILKQDNISNASVNMNYTPITDNQGNKRFVYTVTVYVNKNLQITQNNINEQFHNPELMQTVKTFVNSNAFDSDNDILNVIVVSGYDIGIAKQYKSFNFYKPVSEWKKISE, from the coding sequence ATGGAAAACAATTTATTCTTATCCAAATTTTGGACGAGAATCTGGGCATTACTTATTGATACAATTATTCTTGGTATTTTCGGGTTTTTATTAGGTCTGGTTTTTAAAGACTTTTTTATATCACTTGGAGAAAGTGCAAAATTAATCGGCTGGACAATCTCATTAGCTTATTATACAATTTTAAATTCTAAATTATCCGAGGGCGGTACTTTTGGAAAAAAAATAATGAAAATTCAGGTAACAGATATCAAAGGAAATTGTATTGATATCAAAACTTCTTTCATCAGATCATTAATTTTTACAGCGCCATTTTTTCTTAACGGCTTTAAAATTCCCGGATCAGATACATTCTCTGTTATTACAATTATTCAGGGGATTATTATTTTTACCTTAGGACTTGGTATTATTGTATTTTACATTTTCAATAAAGAGACCCGGCAATCTGTTCATGATATTGTTGCAAAAACGTATGTTGTTCAGGACTATAGAAATAATGAGGTTAGTTTCATGCCGAAAATACTAAAGCTACCTTTTTACATTACTGGTGCAATATTAGCAATAACCATTGGAGTTTCTGCTTACAGTTTAATCGCTACTACAAAAATTGCAAAATTGATTCCTGTGCATAAAGAGATTTTGAAACAAGACAATATTAGCAATGCTTCTGTTAACATGAATTACACTCCTATTACAGACAATCAAGGCAACAAGCGTTTTGTGTATACAGTAACTGTCTACGTCAATAAAAATTTACAAATTACTCAGAATAATATTAATGAACAGTTCCATAATCCGGAGCTGATGCAAACTGTAAAAACATTTGTCAACAGTAACGCATTTGATTCTGACAATGACATTCTGAATGTTATAGTGGTTTCCGGATACGATATAGGAATAGCCAAACAATATAAATCATTCAATTTTTATAAACCTGTCTCCGAATGGAAAAAAATATCAGAATAG
- a CDS encoding tetratricopeptide repeat protein, which yields MKTILLILLISFQIFNAQKREFKCEKVYDAVKLIDQSKFDEAINILKECEKIDPSDYTYPYEIAYALLQKKDYKNAISQLERIKSYSTIQADYYQLLGNTYDYDNNPKKAIAIYDEGLKKFPNSGRLHLEKGVMYEYEQPEEAIKIYEKGIRVDPTYPSNYYRVSNLYLKSDNKLPGLIYGEIFVNLERTTKRTQEMSEKLYKTYKNAIDIKDEKSSTISLCKVISVDVNSLNKSKVPFCMMFEASMMLSSLGEKEFTYESFAKIRKNFLKEYSTRIKKIYPNVLLDYFKKMEDQKVFDAYNHYVFQIGDEQAFAAWKEKNEEEYQKFADWYTKDENKLKIDKTNLYIAE from the coding sequence ATGAAAACTATCTTATTGATACTACTTATCTCTTTTCAGATTTTTAATGCTCAGAAAAGAGAATTCAAATGTGAAAAAGTTTATGATGCTGTAAAACTTATCGACCAATCCAAATTTGATGAAGCTATTAATATTTTAAAGGAATGCGAAAAGATTGATCCTTCGGATTATACATATCCTTATGAGATTGCTTATGCATTGCTTCAGAAAAAAGATTACAAAAATGCTATTTCACAACTTGAAAGAATAAAAAGCTATTCTACGATCCAAGCCGATTACTATCAGCTTTTAGGGAATACGTACGACTATGATAATAACCCTAAAAAAGCTATTGCAATTTATGATGAAGGTCTCAAAAAATTTCCAAATTCAGGAAGACTGCATCTGGAAAAAGGAGTAATGTACGAGTATGAACAACCTGAAGAAGCTATTAAAATATATGAGAAAGGAATCAGGGTGGATCCAACATATCCTTCAAACTACTACAGAGTATCGAATCTATATTTAAAATCTGATAATAAATTGCCGGGTCTCATTTACGGAGAAATTTTTGTAAATCTTGAAAGAACTACAAAAAGAACTCAGGAAATGAGTGAAAAACTTTATAAGACTTATAAAAATGCAATTGATATAAAAGATGAAAAATCCAGTACGATATCGTTGTGTAAAGTAATTTCTGTAGATGTTAATTCCTTAAATAAAAGTAAAGTTCCATTCTGTATGATGTTTGAAGCGAGTATGATGCTTTCAAGTTTAGGTGAGAAAGAATTTACCTATGAAAGTTTTGCTAAAATTCGAAAGAACTTTTTAAAAGAATATTCTACACGAATCAAAAAAATTTATCCAAACGTTCTTCTGGATTATTTTAAGAAAATGGAAGATCAGAAAGTTTTTGATGCTTACAATCATTATGTATTTCAAATAGGTGATGAACAGGCTTTCGCAGCTTGGAAAGAAAAAAATGAAGAAGAATATCAAAAATTTGCTGATTGGTATACGAAGGACGAAAATAAGCTAAAGATCGACAAAACGAATCTTTATATTGCAGAATAA
- a CDS encoding GNAT family N-acetyltransferase has product MEIRKLTVFEENFIPDTDFNNYETEKIFVVSAIESNNTFEFNLREKNQYYQKICKTELHDIEYLNAVAQQGHSFGIFENEELIGWIICDYRRKNNSLFIENLWIHKKFRKQNLGRLLIKNINREARELQCRIVEAETQNTNYTAIKFFQKAGFQFTGINTKLYNNSTETALFMSFELM; this is encoded by the coding sequence ATGGAAATCAGAAAACTGACGGTATTTGAAGAAAATTTCATTCCTGATACCGATTTCAACAATTACGAAACCGAAAAGATTTTTGTGGTTTCGGCAATTGAATCGAACAACACTTTTGAATTTAATCTGAGGGAGAAAAATCAATATTATCAAAAGATCTGTAAAACAGAACTTCATGATATTGAATATTTAAACGCAGTAGCACAACAAGGTCATTCTTTCGGAATTTTTGAAAATGAGGAACTTATTGGATGGATTATCTGTGATTACAGAAGGAAAAATAACAGTCTTTTTATTGAGAATTTGTGGATTCATAAAAAGTTCAGAAAACAAAATCTCGGGAGATTGCTGATTAAAAATATCAATCGTGAAGCCAGAGAACTGCAATGCAGAATAGTGGAAGCAGAAACCCAGAACACGAATTATACTGCAATAAAGTTTTTCCAGAAAGCAGGATTTCAGTTTACAGGGATCAATACAAAACTGTATAACAACTCAACAGAAACAGCTTTGTTTATGAGCTTTGAGCTGATGTAA
- a CDS encoding transposase: MSRGKRGFSTRFDLGKIFQLIIKRLKTGCQWRELSLKEYFTNQRISWQLIYYYFNKWSKDGSFRRIWVSLLKKNKRDLDLSCVQMDGSHTRSKTGGESVGYQGRKSSKTSNCIFLCDNQGQMLSMGEPVSGEHHDLYQIEETLEEIFVLLDEADIECKGLFLNADSGFDGKKCRDILEKKEMIANIKENPRNGNTQHEKYFDSELYKRRFKIEKANAWLDSFKALLVRFETLNITWVSLHYLAFSILFLRKIKV; this comes from the coding sequence TTGAGCAGAGGAAAACGGGGATTTTCAACAAGATTTGATTTAGGGAAAATCTTTCAACTCATTATTAAGCGTTTAAAAACAGGCTGCCAATGGCGCGAGCTGAGTCTTAAAGAGTACTTTACCAATCAGAGAATCAGTTGGCAACTGATTTATTATTATTTTAATAAATGGAGTAAGGATGGTTCTTTCAGGCGAATTTGGGTTTCCCTTCTTAAAAAGAATAAAAGAGATTTAGATCTTTCCTGTGTTCAGATGGACGGGAGTCATACGCGCAGTAAAACCGGTGGCGAATCGGTAGGTTATCAGGGACGAAAATCATCAAAGACCAGTAATTGTATCTTCCTTTGTGATAATCAGGGACAAATGCTTTCAATGGGAGAGCCGGTGAGCGGAGAACATCATGACCTTTATCAGATTGAAGAAACTTTAGAGGAGATTTTTGTTCTTTTGGATGAAGCTGATATAGAGTGTAAAGGATTATTCCTGAATGCAGATTCAGGTTTTGACGGTAAAAAATGCAGAGATATTCTTGAGAAAAAAGAAATGATTGCCAATATTAAAGAGAATCCACGGAATGGAAATACACAGCATGAAAAATATTTTGATTCCGAACTGTATAAAAGAAGATTCAAAATAGAAAAAGCAAATGCATGGCTGGATAGCTTCAAAGCGCTATTAGTAAGGTTTGAAACTTTAAATATTACATGGGTGAGTTTGCATTATCTGGCTTTTTCTATTTTGTTTCTCAGAAAAATAAAAGTTTAA
- a CDS encoding DUF6896 domain-containing protein: MTEEEIHLHQKFFENCAKDYRNLAKELIFMLVEIKKIKLNEDFPFLTFNKLKENPKLSRGKVQDWNFFIHGYHCHFIHIKTRHEVEAPFMFGMDFSDLDPYFFLLFIETNPAYQPLPFNIRDKFKDGEKVLKIMLELGLFEKINSNIEEHSGIAVKDREKIQIKLYNEEMDKIGNKTKFNLKPV, encoded by the coding sequence ATGACGGAAGAAGAAATTCATCTTCATCAAAAATTCTTTGAAAACTGTGCGAAAGATTACAGAAATCTGGCAAAAGAACTCATCTTCATGCTTGTTGAAATAAAAAAAATCAAACTCAACGAAGATTTTCCATTTCTCACGTTTAACAAATTGAAAGAAAACCCGAAATTAAGCCGTGGAAAGGTACAGGATTGGAATTTCTTTATACACGGTTATCACTGTCATTTTATCCATATAAAAACCAGACACGAAGTTGAAGCACCTTTTATGTTCGGAATGGATTTTAGTGATCTTGATCCTTATTTCTTTTTATTATTTATCGAAACAAATCCTGCCTACCAACCTCTTCCGTTCAACATTCGGGATAAATTTAAGGATGGCGAAAAAGTCTTAAAAATAATGCTTGAATTAGGTTTGTTTGAAAAAATCAATTCAAATATTGAAGAACATTCCGGAATTGCTGTAAAAGACAGAGAAAAAATCCAAATAAAACTCTATAATGAAGAAATGGATAAAATAGGGAATAAAACGAAATTTAACCTTAAACCTGTTTAA